A part of Cryptococcus gattii WM276 chromosome G, complete sequence genomic DNA contains:
- a CDS encoding Alpha-1,3-mannosyltransferase, putative (Similar to TIGR gene model, INSD accession AAW44851.1), with product MFRNTFKNLHPRPATPPLPTSSHTGSQSKRPLFVLSVVLGSIFFLSFLSHPDPSARRFQWPGLFPSPPPPVIHTKDYFLERALNATSKAFKETCPSAGDPVHLDPDLTEAQKKRYLPLKRPTKGRYLLVTNTRQIEAHLPDLLNTLIVLLRYLTPEHLAVSILEGPSSDCTQKAIEQVLKPMLEEQGLGRAWTRIETGESKIDWEKHNRIEKIAELRNRALAPLWQGVNDQKWENEIEAVVFFNDVYLHAADILEVLYQHVKNEAGITTAMDWWKKRPEYYYDIWVGRTIDTGDLFYPIDNPWWSPSSDLFPNSPNSLTAYSHLEPFQAFSSWNALAVLSPEPFLPPHNVRFRRGDVKRGECAASECMLIASDFWKVGFGKVAVVPSVQLAYERDVVKNIIEDVGKQKEQLGWVDGVPPEHLDVEIEWTTKPPEKVRCHAWPEVNGLSANVWEETKWVKPWLE from the exons ATGTTCCGGAATACCTTCAAGAACTTACATCCTCGTCCGGCAACACCTCCGCTTCCCACATCATCTCATACCGGCTCTCAGTCCAAACGTCCTCTCTTTGTCCTCTCGGTCGTCCTCGGCAgcatcttctttctctctttcctctcaCACCCCGATCCATCAGCACGCAGGTTTCAATGGCCTGGactctttccttctcctccacctccgGTGATACACACCAAAGACTATTTTTTGGAAAGAGCGCTTAATGCAACATCCAAAGCGTTCAAAGAAACCTGTCCTTCGGCCGGAGATCCGGTGCATCTGGACCCTGATTTGACGGAAGCGCAGAAAAAGAGGTATCTCCCATTGAAGCGGCCCACAAAGGGAAGGTACCTTTTGGTCACTAATACCAGGCAGATCGAAGCGCATCTTCCCGATCTGCTGAATACTTTGATTGTTTTGTTGAGGTATCTCACCCCCGAGCACTTGGCGGTGTCCATTTTGGAAGGACCTTCCAGCGACTGCACCCAGAAAGCAATTGAACAAGTTCTCAAGCCTATGCTGGAAGAACAGGGTCTCGGAAGAGCTTGGACAAGGATCGAAACGGGGGAAAGCAAGATCGATTGGGAGAAACATAATCGAATCGAGAAGATTGCAGAGCTGCGTAATAGGGCACTTGCACCGTTATGGCAAGGGGTAAATGATCAAAAGTGGGAGAACGAAATTGAAGCGGTAGTTTTTTTCAATGATGTGTATTTGCATGCGGCGGATATACTTGAAGTGCTTTATCAACATGTGAAGAATGAAGCAGGGATTACTACCGCCATGGattggtggaagaagagaccAGAGTATTATTACGATATCTGGGTAGGGCGAACA ATCGACACGGGCGATCTCTTCTACCCTATCGACAACCCTTGGTGGTCCCCATCTTCGGATCTATTTCCCAACTCACCCAACTCTCTTACCGCCTACTCTCACCTTGAACCATTCCAAGCCTTTTCGTCATGGAACGCTCTCGCCGTCTTATCACCTGAACCgttccttcctcctcacaATGTCCGTTTTAGGAGAGGCGATGTCAAAAGGGGAGAGTGTGCAGCAAGTGAGTGTATGCTGATCGCCAGTGATTTTTGGAAAGTCGGATTTGGGAAAGTAGCTGTCGTGCCTAGTGTTCAG CTAGCATACGAGAGGGACGTTGTAAAGAATATCATTGAAGATGTGGGAAAACAGAAAGAACAGTTGGGATGGGTTGATGGTGTCCCTCCTGAACATTTGGACGTCGAGATTGAATGGACAACAAA ACCTCCTGAAAAAGTCCGATGCCATGCCTGGCCAGAAGTTAACGGATTAAGTGCAAACGTCTGGGAAGAGACAAAATGGGTAAAGCCCTGGTTAGAGTGA
- a CDS encoding Cytoplasm protein, putative (Similar to TIGR gene model, INSD accession AAW44849.1), with amino-acid sequence MSGGKPTEEQIEDAILSARFGDLDDLRAFVDTFGKEALAEARDERGNTVLHMCCGNGHLDVLQYLLPLVPPSLLPVTNETGSPAMHYAVANNNTECVKALVNWPEEQGGGLPLLKQKNASGRDAFLESMFAGEGKEEVSGWIEGYLYKVEGGDDEEEGEGEGKEIKMSVGDEVVEDEAEVVDELVEKAEALEVNGEKEEKESN; translated from the exons ATGTCAGGCGGAAAACCAACCGAAGAACAAATTGAAGACGCCATCCTCTCTGCTCGATTTGGTGACCTCGATGACCTCAGGGCTTTTGTCGACACTTTTGGTAAAGAAGCTTTGGCTGAAGCAAGGGATGAGCGGGGAAACACTGTCTTACATATGTGCTGTGGTAACGGCCATCTCG ATGTCTTGCAATACCTCCTCCCGCTTGTACCcccctccctcctccctGTGACCAACGAGACCGGATCTCCCGCTATGCACTACGCTGTGGCCAACAATAATACCGAATGTGTCAAGGCGCTTGTCAACTGGCCCGAGGAACAGGGAGGTGGTCTTCCGTTGTTAAAG CAAAAGAACGCTTCCGGCCGAGACGCTTTCCTTGAATCCATGTTCGCCGGTgaaggcaaagaagaagtttCAGGTTGGATCGAGGGGTACCTGTACAAGGTCGAAGGCGGagatgacgaggaagagggtgaaggggaggggaaggagatCAAGATGTCTGTAGGAGACGAGGTTGTTGAAGATGAGGCCGAGGTGGTTGATGAGCTTGTAGAGAAGGCTGAGGCACTTGAAGTCAACGgtgagaaggaggagaaggaatCCAACTAG
- a CDS encoding DNA cross-link repair protein PSO2 (Similar to TIGR gene model, INSD accession AAW44848.1), which yields MAPATTTIKKPLPPPSERGTLLSFFKKETTSVETGFHASQTRIKKEVVSIEPTAGPTKPSQTRNNSSEQSSIRRGKGKEGQQDHNGSAHDPVVISDDDEDDLLPPTPPSSSKRRKVSIPSSNQSQAPQRSSRQSPNRLFKAPTIFAGCPDFNPPPKWPHIVNTADVEEDDDDEIMLVSDEDATRTQDPGEGEIEEDDPGVEMGDNDRRRTPEVQATQSGENLPAGGMEWEEPDEGMGMEDEVDDADDAQSAVSSSIKSLTSKSSSRTISSFSFSIVPPEPPPQSAIKGPNAFSLLMSGHKEHEQWKDVEADLRRDGKRFAGRRRAPFYKVLTGMPVAVDAFRYGAIPGVTAYLLTYVISINFTLLSQLTEKNRHAHSDHYTNLSKSWNNGPIYCSETTANLIIHMLEVDPKWVHGLPNDVPFEMPNTGGVTVTPIEANHCPGSSIFLFEGRQTVNAGDSGFASPYVGSKRVFRYLHCGDFRANPQMVLHPAIARAPINTCYLDTTYLNPKYCFPPQPLVINACATLARRHVVGGSEDAPSLEAVQQGSVIGVSGVASTTHSGGRKVTLKTEDGGEREIEVEVKEEKGEKEKQMMQGWLVKKKDRVKEEVKEESGQVGKKAKSRTLVVVGTYSIGKERIVKAIAKAIGSKIYCDQRKKGILLCQTDPELHSMLTSDPIEAQVHLLPLGNIQLDRLQSYLTLLYPHFDRVLGFRPTGWSYSPPAGTDMLPDVNTVIRRDQARRFGEGDLKTMRGSSRNFMMYGVPYSEHSSFFELTCFALSLPGADLKMIATVNVGNEKNRAKMKKWFEKWLAEKARRKEKGLPSTVEYRDETFW from the exons ATGGCACCAGCGACAACAACAATCAAGAAACCACTACCACCACCATCGGAGCGCGGGACGCTCCTcagcttcttcaagaaAGAAACAACCTCAGTGGAAACTGGATTCCACGCATCGCAAACGCGGATAAAAAAAGAGGTGGTGTCGATCGAACCGACCGCGGGACCTACAAAACCTAGTCAAACTAGAAATAACAGCTCCGAACAGAGCTCTATTCGcagaggaaaagggaaggaggggCAGCAAGATCATAATGGCTCTGCCCACGATCCTGTTGTGATCAGcgatgacgatgaagacgaTCTATTGCCTCCGACTCCACCATCGAGTTCAAAGCGACGTAAGGTCTCGATTCCCTCTTCGAACCAGAGCCAGGCTCCACAGCGATCTTCCCGACAATCTCCAAATCGCCTATTCAAAGCTCCGACAATATTTGCTGGCTGTCCAGACTTCAACCCACCGCCCAAATGGCCGCATATTGTCAATACTGCCGACGtagaagaggatgatgatgatgagatCATGTTGGTGTCTGACGAGGACGCTACGAGGACACAAGATCCTGGGGAAGGTGAAatagaagaagatgatccGGGTGTGGAGATGGGTGATAACGACCGGAGACGCACCCCAGAAGTGCAAGCCACACAGAGTGGTGAAAACCTTCCTGCGGGAGGAATGGAGTGGGAAGAACCGGACGAAGGAATGGggatggaagatgaggtCGACGATGCGGACGATGCCCAATCAGCGgtctcttcatccatcAAATCATTAACATCAAAGTCTAGCAGTCGTACCATCTCATCGttctccttttccatcGTACCTCCCGAACCTCCACCGCAATCGGCAATCAAAGGTCCCAACGCATTCTCACTCCTCATGTCGGGACATAAGGAACATGAGCAATGGAAAGATGTCGAGGCTGATTTGAGGCGGGATGGTAAACGGTTTGcgggaagaagaagggcgCCTTTTTACAAGGTGTTGACAGGTATGCCTGTGGCAGTGGATGCTTTTAGGTATGGGGCGATACCGGGCGTCACGGCATATCTCTTAACGTATGTCATCTCGATTAATTTTACGCTTCTCTCTCAGCTGACAGAAAAAAACAGACATGCCCATTCTGACCATTACACCAATCTCTCCAAAAGCTGGAATAACGGACCCATCTATTGTTCTGAGACGACAGCAAACCTTATCATCCATATGCTGGAAGTCGATCCAAAATGGGTT CATGGATTACCTAATGACGTGCCATTCGAAATGCCCAACACTGGGGGAGTCACGGTAACACCTATCGAAGCCAATCACT GTCCAGGATCTTCAATCTTCCTCTTTGAAGGTCGACAAACTGTTAACGCTGGTGATTCAGGCTTCGCAAGCCCATATGTAGGCAGTAAACGCGTGTTCCGCTATCTCCACTGTGGGGACTTTCGAGC AAACCCCCAGATGGTTCTACATCCTGCGATAGCCCGTGCGCCTATCAATACATGTTATCTCGATACAACTTACCTCAATCCTAAATACTGTTTCCCCCCTCAACCACTTGTGATCAACGCATGTGCCACGCTTGCCAGACGACATGTCGTTGGCGGATCGGAGGACGCGCCATCACTAGAGGCAGTGCAGCAAGGTTCCGTTATAGGAGTATCGGGCGTGGCGAGTACGACTCATTCAGGGGGAAGGAAAGTCACACTCAAGAcggaagatggaggagagagagaaatTGAGGTTGAAGtaaaggaggagaagggtgAGAAGGAGAAACAGATGATGCAAGGGTGGTtagtgaagaagaaagatAGGGTCAAGGAGGAAGTCAAGGAAGAATCAGGGCAAGTTGGAAAGAAAGCAAAGAGTCGGACTTTGGTGGTCGTTGGAACTTATTCCATCGGGAAGGAAAGAATAGTCAAGG CGATCGCAAAAGCCATAGGCTCCAAAATCTACTGCGACCAGCGCAAAAAAGGAATCTTATTATGCCAAACCGACCCCGAACTCCATTCCATGCTTACTTCTGACCCTATCGAAGCCCAAGTCCACCTTTTACCCCTCGGTAACATCCAGCTCGATCGCCTACAATCCTATCTTACCTTACTTTACCCCCATTTCGATCGAGTCCTGGGATTCCGCCCGACTGGGTGGAGTTACTCGCCGCCTGCGGGGACGGATATGTTACCGGATGTGAATACTGTTATACGGCGTGATCAGGCAAGGAGATTTGGGGAAGGGGATTTGAAGACTATGAGGGGCAGTAGTAGGAATTTCATGATGTATG GGGTACCATACTCGGAACACTCGAGTTTCTTTGAACTGACGTGTTTCGCCTTGTCATTGCCAGGTGCAGACTTGAAGATGATAGCCACGGTTAATGTGGGAAATGAGAAAAA CCGCGCAAAGATGAAAAAATG GTTCGAAAAGTGGTTGGCTGAAAAGGCTAGACgcaaggagaagggatTACCATCCACAGTCGAATATCGCGATGAAACGTTT TGGTGA
- a CDS encoding Vacuole protein, putative (Similar to TIGR gene model, INSD accession AAW44846.1), with the protein MSSPPRYTDEPDLRPTPSKAYGTTVADTAATQPLLAAQASTNAQRAAEEGWRTNEDNDSDSYKLGVSVSDCDTEIRMFFVRKVYSILLVQLLATAGVSILLSLPSAKDFTHTNPWIMWIPMIGSFVSLFFVYWKRHHHPANLILLGLFTLFEATMIGLAVSYYESRIVIQALFITLGVFIGLTLFTFQTKYDFSSLAPILFIGIWGLITTYLIQIFLPFNATVDLVIAGFSTLLFSGFVLYDTQQIMKRLSVDEAIAGALTLYLDFLNLFLSILRVVSLLCQQ; encoded by the exons ATGTCTTCGCCTCCACGATACACAGACGAGCCAGACCTACGACCAACCCCTTCAAAGGCCTACGGCACGACTGTCGCCGACACTGCTGCTACCCAACCGCTTCTCGCAGCTCAAGCGTCTACCAATGCCCAACGCGCAGCCGAGGAAGGTTGGCGGACCAACGAAGATAATGATTCGGATAGTTATAAGCTCGGTGTCTCTGTGTCTGACTGCGATACTGAAATCCGAATGTTCTTTGTCCGCAAAGTCTACTCTATCCTCTTGGTTCAATTGCTTGCCACAGCAGGAGTGTCAattcttctctctttgcCGTCGGCCAAGGACTTTACCCATACCAACCCGTGGATCATGTGGATCCCTATGATTGGTAGCTTTGTCAGCTTGTTCTTTGTATATTGGAAGAGACATCACCACCCGGCGAATTTAATCTTGTTGGGTTTGTTCACTTTGTTTGAAGCGACAATGATCGGATTGGCTGTGAGCTATTATGAGAGCCGAATT GTTATTCAAGCATTGTTCATCACTCTTGGCGTCTTTATTGGTCTTACACTCTTCACCTTCCAAACCAAA TACGACTTTTCCTCCCTCGCACCTATCCTTTTCATAGGCATTTGGGGCCTCATCACCACCTACCTCATCCAAATCTTCCTCCCATTCAATGCTACCGTCGATCTCGTTATTGCCGGTTTCTCAACTCTTTTGTTCTCTGGTTTCGTGTTGTATGACACGCAGCAGATTATGAAGAGATTAAGTGTAGATGAGGCGATTGCGGGAGCCTTGACGCTTTACTTGGACTTTTTGAACTTGTTCTTGAGTATCTTGAGGGTGGTGAGTTTGTTGTGTCAACAGTGA